The Longimicrobiaceae bacterium genome includes the window CCGTCGCGCGGCGGGTCCCCGGCGAGCCTACCGCCGGGAGCCCGCCGCCCGGTTCTTGTCCACGATGGCCGCGATGATGAGCAGGAAGGCGAGCAGCCGGATCACGTACAGGTAGATGTGGGCGCTCGGCGTGTCCGCCAGGAGCGTGAGCATCGTGCGCTGCACCGCGAGGAGCGTGAACGCCAGCCCGAAGATCAGGAACAGCCGGTCCGCAGTGTCCTTCCAGAACCGGAAGAAGAAGACCCCGGGGAGGAGGTAGCCCATCACGATGGCGCCCGAAAGCAGCTCTCTCATCGGGTCTCCCACACCAGCCCGTAGATCAGCAGCAGCAGCCCGGCGAGGGCGGGCAGCGAGCGCCAGACGGAGAGGTCCAGGTCCGGCACGACGCTCAGGTCCACGAAGAGCAGGACGTTGTTGACGGCCAGCCCCACGAAGCAAAGCCCCGCCCACAGGAGGAGCCTGGCCCCGGAAGAGTGGAACCCGCGAAGGAGGAGCACCGCGCAGGCGACGCTCGTGAGCCCGCAGAGGGCGTAGACGATCGAAGCCATCAGCTCCCCTTCCCCCGGAGCCGGAAGGCGTCCGCGAAGCTCTGCACCGGGTCCGGAGGCCGGGAAAAGATCAGCTTGATGACGCCGACCCGGTCGGCCCGGTACGCGGCCGCGAGCACCTCCACCTGTCGGCGGAGCTGCTCGGTGCCGGGCGCGTAGCGGTAGTGCGGGTCCGCCCCGCCGGTGGAGGTGACGAACCCGGCCGCGACGAGCCCCTCCAGCCGCATGGTGGCGGAGGCGGGCACGGTGTAGATCGCCTGGCTGACGTCCAGCGCGGTCCACGTCTTCTCCGGGTCGCGCTGCAGGAGGAGCAGGATCTCGAGCTGCTCGGCCGAGTCGATGTGCTCGGCGATGAAGTGTGCGACCTCCGGGGACACCGCTCCGGGCTTCAACGCGTCCCTCCTGTGCGGACGCGCCCCCGGCGCGGGGGACTCCCGGCGGCGGTCGGGTACGGCCGGTGCGGTGAAGTGGGAAGGCGGCGACGCGGAGCGCGCCCGCGTACGGGTGTGGTCTGCATAGTGGAGCGGGGCTCTTGCACAACCCGGGCCAGCCGACGCCGGCCCGGGATAAAAAAGGCGGCCCCCGGGTCCGGGAGCCGCCCCCAACTTTTCACGCGAGCGCCTCAGGCGCAACCGCAGCCCCCCGGGCGGAGCCCCGCCTCCTCCAGCGCCGCCTCTTCCGCCGTGGGAGGGCGCCACCCGCCGGACAGGTCCAGCATCCGGGTCAGCGACGCCTCCGCGCGGCTCCGCACCTCCTCGTCCAGCACGATCTCGTGCTCCAGGTGGTCGAGCGACCACGCCAGCTTGGCGAGGGTGTTCATCTTCATGTTCCCGCAGATGGCCGCGCCCGAGAGCGGCACGAGGGTCTTCTCGGGGAAGCGCTGCTTGAGGCGGTCGATCAGCCCGCGCTCGGTGCCGATGATCAGCTCATCGTGCTGCTCGGCGATGTCCACCATCTTCGAGGTGGAGGTGACGTAGTCCGCCTCCGCGAGCAGGTCGGCGCGCGCCTCGGGGTGGATCACCACGAGCGCCCGCGGGTGCTTCGCCCGGGCGGCGGCCAGCTCGTCGAGCACCAGGTCGTCGTGCACGTAGCAGTAGCCGTCCCAGGCGACGATCGAGCCGGGCTCCGGCTCGCCGACCTCCTGCCCGGCCACGACGTACGGGCGCCCGGACTTCTCCGCAGTGTAGCGGGCCAGGTTGCGGTCCGGGACGAAGAGGATCGTCCGGTCGCGCGGGATGGAGTCCACCACCTGCACCGCGTTGGCCGAGGTGCAGCAGATGTCCGACTCCGCCTTGACCTCCGCGGTGGAGTTGACGTACGCCACCACGGCCGCGCCCGGGTAGCGGGCCTTGAGGCGCCGGAGCGACTCGCCGGTGACGAAGTCCGCCATGGGGCACCCGGCGCGCAGGTCCGGCATCAGCACGGTCTTGTCCGGCGAGAGGATCTTGGCCGTCTCCGCCATGAAGTGCACGCCGCAGAAGACGATCACCTCCGCGTCCGTCCTCGCCGCCTCCTGCGAGAGCCCCAGCGAGTCGCCCAGGTAGTCGCTGACCTCCTGGATCTCCACCCGCTGGTAGTTGTGGCCCAGGATCACGGCGTTGAGCTCCTCCTTGCGCCGCAGGATCCTGTCCCTCAGCTCCTCGCGCGACAGCCGGGCGTACTCGAGCGGAGTCCGCAGAGCGTCGGAGACCTG containing:
- a CDS encoding DUF5985 family protein, with protein sequence MRELLSGAIVMGYLLPGVFFFRFWKDTADRLFLIFGLAFTLLAVQRTMLTLLADTPSAHIYLYVIRLLAFLLIIAAIVDKNRAAGSRR
- a CDS encoding DUF5985 family protein: MASIVYALCGLTSVACAVLLLRGFHSSGARLLLWAGLCFVGLAVNNVLLFVDLSVVPDLDLSVWRSLPALAGLLLLIYGLVWETR
- the nadA gene encoding quinolinate synthase NadA, which codes for MIQVSDALRTPLEYARLSREELRDRILRRKEELNAVILGHNYQRVEIQEVSDYLGDSLGLSQEAARTDAEVIVFCGVHFMAETAKILSPDKTVLMPDLRAGCPMADFVTGESLRRLKARYPGAAVVAYVNSTAEVKAESDICCTSANAVQVVDSIPRDRTILFVPDRNLARYTAEKSGRPYVVAGQEVGEPEPGSIVAWDGYCYVHDDLVLDELAAARAKHPRALVVIHPEARADLLAEADYVTSTSKMVDIAEQHDELIIGTERGLIDRLKQRFPEKTLVPLSGAAICGNMKMNTLAKLAWSLDHLEHEIVLDEEVRSRAEASLTRMLDLSGGWRPPTAEEAALEEAGLRPGGCGCA